The following are from one region of the Bdellovibrionales bacterium genome:
- a CDS encoding leucine dehydrogenase: MVFESIGKHGNHEEIVYCHDKDVGLKAIIAIHNTTLGPALGGTRMWNYKTEQDALIDVLRLSEGMTNKASAAGLNLGGGKAVIIGNPKTDKTEGMFRAFGQFINALNGRYITAEDVGTTVKDMEYIYNETPWVTGIPKSLGGSGDPSPYTAHGVLMAIKASCKEKLHADSLRGVRIAVQGLGNVGSHLVKYLKDEGAELTIADIDEQKAKIVAQQFGATLVGPDDIIKTECEVFAPCALGAVINDQSLEQLRCKIVSGGANNQLAETRHGVALKEMGILYAPDFVANAGGLMNVFVELEGYSVDRALEKTTRIFDSMLEIFEIAKNENIPTNEAAVRLSRARIETMAGLKRKHLGKTSRLYTNLREVNLR, encoded by the coding sequence ATGGTCTTCGAATCCATTGGCAAACACGGAAATCACGAGGAAATCGTTTACTGTCACGATAAAGATGTCGGTCTAAAGGCGATCATCGCGATCCACAACACGACACTGGGCCCAGCTCTCGGCGGCACAAGAATGTGGAATTATAAAACTGAACAAGATGCGTTAATTGACGTGTTACGTTTATCTGAGGGCATGACCAACAAAGCATCCGCGGCAGGGCTTAACCTTGGCGGTGGAAAAGCGGTGATTATCGGAAACCCAAAAACCGATAAGACCGAAGGAATGTTTCGTGCGTTTGGTCAATTCATCAATGCCTTAAATGGACGCTACATCACTGCCGAAGACGTGGGCACAACAGTAAAAGATATGGAGTATATTTATAACGAAACTCCTTGGGTCACTGGAATTCCGAAAAGTTTAGGGGGATCGGGCGATCCTTCACCGTATACCGCTCACGGCGTTCTTATGGCGATCAAGGCGAGTTGTAAAGAGAAGCTCCATGCCGATAGCCTTCGTGGTGTTCGTATTGCCGTTCAAGGCTTAGGAAACGTGGGCTCTCACCTTGTGAAATATCTTAAAGACGAAGGGGCCGAACTGACGATTGCGGATATCGATGAGCAAAAGGCAAAAATCGTGGCTCAACAATTTGGGGCCACTTTGGTGGGCCCCGATGACATTATTAAAACCGAGTGCGAAGTCTTCGCACCGTGCGCCCTTGGCGCGGTGATCAATGATCAATCTCTAGAACAACTTCGCTGTAAAATTGTGTCGGGAGGAGCGAACAATCAGCTCGCAGAAACTCGGCACGGCGTCGCGCTTAAGGAAATGGGTATTTTATATGCTCCGGACTTTGTCGCTAACGCTGGCGGATTGATGAATGTTTTTGTGGAGCTTGAAGGCTACTCTGTGGACCGCGCTCTCGAAAAAACGACACGCATTTTTGATAGCATGTTGGAGATTTTCGAAATCGCGAAGAACGAAAATATTCCAACGAATGAAGCAGCCGTTCGCTTGTCGCGCGCGCGCATCGAGACGATGGCTGGCCTTAAACGTAAACATTTGGGTAAGACGTCTCGTCTTTACACTAATTTAAGAGAGGTTAATCTCCGATGA
- a CDS encoding PQQ-binding-like beta-propeller repeat protein produces the protein MLRTINGFFLLLPLLMGGCAHRTNTNPDKVRLERSWSRSTVNDKYMGFTDPATISPLIYKDVVISGNGTDAIMGFNKKTGNEIWRIPLKNGAEGAFIDEKGFLYFGSNNGLFYQVQAETGQVVWSYPIFSESTGAPLVKGTYVFHLAMNGSLYALESDSGRAIWIKSRPPRDPISIRGSTQPLFEDGRVYVGYSDGYFVAYNATDGTKLWEKRMSDNKKFNDVDARPATTSKCVIVANAIDSISCLDKITGNTLWQSAEGGSSQAVLVVNNTVIYSTDNSVVMLDSDSGRLKKKYAIDKKYGNITAPVALEKWVFVGTGEGPILVIDTQTHRIIETFSTGRGISAPMTYDESTRSFYVTSNQGNIYRLLFKSKPEKVAAIKSSKKSIKK, from the coding sequence ATGCTCAGAACAATTAACGGATTCTTCTTGCTCCTCCCATTATTGATGGGAGGCTGTGCCCACCGGACCAATACAAATCCTGACAAAGTAAGGCTTGAGCGATCTTGGTCGCGCTCCACGGTCAACGACAAGTACATGGGATTTACAGATCCTGCGACCATCTCCCCTTTGATCTATAAAGACGTCGTGATCTCTGGAAACGGCACCGATGCCATCATGGGATTTAATAAAAAGACCGGAAACGAAATTTGGCGCATTCCCTTAAAGAACGGAGCGGAGGGTGCATTTATCGACGAAAAAGGCTTTCTTTATTTTGGTTCAAACAACGGTTTGTTCTATCAAGTCCAAGCTGAAACTGGTCAAGTGGTCTGGAGTTACCCCATCTTCTCAGAGTCGACAGGGGCACCTTTAGTCAAAGGAACCTATGTCTTTCATTTAGCGATGAATGGTTCTCTCTATGCCCTCGAGAGTGATTCGGGTCGGGCCATATGGATTAAGTCTCGGCCTCCTCGAGATCCGATCTCTATTCGCGGATCAACTCAGCCTCTCTTTGAGGATGGAAGAGTGTACGTGGGTTATAGCGATGGCTACTTTGTGGCTTACAATGCGACCGATGGGACAAAACTCTGGGAAAAGAGAATGTCCGATAATAAAAAATTTAACGACGTGGATGCGCGTCCTGCAACAACGTCCAAATGCGTGATTGTTGCTAATGCCATCGATTCCATCTCTTGCCTGGATAAAATCACAGGAAATACCCTGTGGCAGTCGGCAGAAGGGGGGAGCTCTCAAGCGGTGCTCGTTGTTAACAATACAGTGATTTACTCCACAGATAATTCCGTGGTCATGTTGGATTCAGATTCGGGTCGACTTAAAAAGAAATATGCCATTGATAAAAAGTACGGAAACATTACCGCTCCCGTGGCTTTGGAGAAATGGGTTTTTGTCGGGACGGGCGAGGGGCCTATCCTAGTGATTGATACGCAGACTCATCGGATCATTGAAACATTTTCCACGGGTCGCGGGATTTCGGCTCCGATGACCTATGATGAGTCCACTCGCAGTTTCTATGTGACGTCCAATCAAGGAAATATTTATCGACTGTTATTTAAATCAAAACCCGAAAAAGTAGCGGCGATCAAATCATCTAAAAAGAGTATAAAAAAATGA
- a CDS encoding cyclic nucleotide-binding domain-containing protein: MGQLENLQLSLESNSSTSLSLAKAKSAALEGFLQLCNGSYSIHEIIMTLHRKGLPVNFTELVSTLRNLAKHNIFKNSAHILLLLDYKPGIRPGNDVKVEIKTEDDLIKWLRKVRLFSDLAEPLLKNMVKSSTLKKYKAGDLIIKKGTIGTDAFVLVNGHAGVFTGRPEDLSKPVATIGPMTVFGESAAVDGKPRTADVMSLEDSLVVRIEMSSFIKDDSIKDLKKNIRLRLMVSQVLKLHPLFKTLPAEIMSLMINSCRLERTPAQKTVIQQGDQSQNFYFIMSGECLLIKDRVPEVSLKSGHYFGEMGILTKKARTASVITKTECVLLSIDSENFMSLLANNLALAVVMEGIVQERMGITDEETDILNIDGEITQTLSTFPDAIDLV; this comes from the coding sequence ATGGGCCAACTCGAAAATCTCCAACTCAGTCTCGAATCCAACTCGTCAACGTCGTTGTCTCTGGCGAAGGCCAAAAGCGCCGCTCTTGAAGGGTTTCTTCAACTCTGTAACGGATCTTATTCTATTCACGAAATCATTATGACTTTGCATCGCAAGGGACTGCCGGTGAATTTCACCGAGCTTGTATCGACCTTGAGAAATCTTGCGAAACATAATATTTTTAAGAACTCCGCTCACATCCTTTTACTTCTCGATTACAAACCCGGCATCCGGCCGGGTAATGATGTTAAAGTGGAAATCAAAACCGAAGATGACTTGATCAAATGGCTTCGCAAAGTGCGTTTGTTCTCGGATCTCGCGGAGCCACTCTTAAAGAATATGGTGAAGTCCTCGACCCTTAAAAAATATAAGGCCGGGGATCTAATTATAAAAAAAGGCACCATTGGAACTGACGCTTTTGTCTTGGTGAACGGGCATGCGGGGGTGTTTACCGGGCGCCCCGAAGATCTATCAAAGCCGGTGGCGACGATTGGTCCAATGACGGTCTTTGGCGAAAGCGCAGCTGTCGATGGAAAGCCTCGCACGGCGGATGTGATGTCGCTTGAGGATTCTCTGGTGGTCCGAATCGAAATGTCGTCTTTTATAAAAGACGACTCGATTAAGGATCTCAAAAAAAATATTCGCCTGCGCTTAATGGTGAGTCAGGTGCTTAAGCTCCACCCGCTGTTTAAAACACTTCCGGCCGAAATTATGAGCTTAATGATCAATAGCTGTCGGCTGGAGCGCACGCCGGCTCAAAAGACGGTCATCCAACAGGGGGATCAGAGTCAGAATTTTTATTTTATCATGAGCGGGGAGTGTCTTTTAATTAAAGACCGAGTTCCCGAAGTGAGTTTAAAAAGTGGCCATTATTTTGGTGAAATGGGCATTTTGACCAAAAAAGCCCGCACGGCCTCGGTGATCACCAAAACGGAATGTGTCCTTTTGAGTATTGATTCTGAGAATTTTATGTCTTTATTGGCCAATAATTTAGCACTCGCTGTCGTGATGGAGGGTATTGTTCAAGAGCGCATGGGGATCACGGATGAAGAAACCGACATTCTGAATATTGACGGAGAGATCACTCAGACGTTATCTACATTCCCAGACGCGATCGATCTCGTATAG
- a CDS encoding adenine phosphoribosyltransferase — protein MVSIGDIEQRIRQVPNFPKPGINFLDMSPILENKKLFSGLIEHMTRAVQHLSIDKVIAIESRGFILGAGMARDLNAGFVMVRKKGKLPGTTVSVSYDLEYGTDCLEILPQSIKTGDRVLIVDDVLATGGTAAATAQLCDKLGAHVMGLSCFMEIGFLNGRNRFPYPVYSLIQR, from the coding sequence GTGGTTAGTATTGGTGATATCGAACAAAGAATAAGACAAGTTCCTAATTTTCCCAAGCCGGGGATCAACTTTTTAGACATGAGTCCCATTCTTGAGAACAAGAAATTATTCTCCGGACTTATAGAACACATGACCCGAGCGGTCCAACATCTGTCGATCGATAAAGTCATCGCCATCGAATCTCGCGGATTTATACTCGGGGCCGGAATGGCTCGCGATCTTAACGCGGGGTTCGTCATGGTTCGCAAAAAAGGAAAACTTCCAGGAACGACCGTTTCCGTCAGTTATGATCTCGAATATGGCACAGACTGTTTAGAGATCCTTCCGCAAAGTATCAAGACGGGGGATCGAGTCCTTATCGTGGACGATGTGCTCGCCACCGGTGGAACCGCAGCGGCCACGGCTCAGTTGTGCGATAAGCTAGGGGCTCATGTGATGGGATTAAGCTGCTTTATGGAGATCGGATTTTTAAACGGAAGAAACCGATTCCCCTATCCTGTTTATAGTTTAATACAGCGGTAA
- a CDS encoding cation:proton antiporter — protein sequence MVYLSIGGILGLFFRTRYEDVISQGRLLEYFTEFVVIVSIFAASTKLKLDRKKESPKVIFRLSVVAMCISVLLMALLSSLLFNFDFSFALLLAAILAPTDPVLASSVQVEDKQDTDKLRQALTGEAAINDSSAFPIIYLALGLAGVRELGSYGAHWFWKDLVWAISGGLLIGSFCGFISAEMIRWARKAGWETVILDDFIAMGIMGLSYGLALSADSYGFVAVFASGVTFRYVFDKNQKRETPTDSTNQDSNLDGMIQFQEQIERFAEMFAVIILGVLVVSVDMSWSMIGFAGVTFLLVRPVSVFLSLIGSSVTLKQKIIISWLGLKGIGSMFYLSYSIVHSSDSEPLRWIYSVTLVVISLSIVIHGATSSSLMKWYNRKKNLTW from the coding sequence ATGGTATATTTGTCCATCGGTGGGATACTGGGTTTATTTTTCAGAACAAGATATGAGGACGTCATCTCCCAGGGCAGACTTCTTGAGTATTTTACGGAATTCGTTGTTATCGTTTCCATTTTCGCAGCCTCCACCAAACTCAAATTAGATCGAAAAAAGGAATCCCCAAAAGTTATTTTTCGACTTTCCGTCGTGGCCATGTGTATCTCGGTTCTGTTGATGGCTCTCCTTTCTTCGCTTCTCTTTAATTTTGATTTCAGTTTTGCCCTTCTTTTGGCCGCTATTCTGGCTCCCACAGATCCTGTCTTGGCGTCTTCGGTCCAAGTGGAGGACAAACAGGATACGGATAAATTACGTCAAGCTCTCACCGGCGAAGCCGCGATCAACGACAGTAGTGCTTTTCCGATTATTTATTTAGCATTAGGTTTAGCCGGCGTACGAGAGTTGGGAAGTTATGGAGCTCATTGGTTTTGGAAAGATCTCGTCTGGGCCATCAGTGGTGGTTTGTTGATTGGCTCATTTTGCGGCTTCATCTCAGCCGAAATGATTCGTTGGGCTCGCAAGGCCGGCTGGGAAACGGTTATCCTTGATGACTTTATTGCCATGGGAATTATGGGATTGAGTTATGGATTAGCACTGTCAGCGGACAGTTACGGCTTTGTCGCCGTGTTTGCAAGCGGTGTTACTTTTCGCTACGTCTTCGACAAAAATCAAAAACGAGAGACGCCGACCGATAGCACAAATCAAGACTCAAATCTCGACGGGATGATTCAATTTCAGGAACAGATCGAAAGATTCGCAGAGATGTTTGCGGTCATTATCTTAGGAGTGCTGGTTGTTTCTGTGGACATGAGCTGGTCGATGATTGGCTTCGCTGGGGTGACGTTCTTATTGGTTCGACCCGTCTCAGTCTTTTTGTCCTTGATAGGATCTTCCGTCACACTCAAACAAAAAATCATAATCTCTTGGTTGGGGCTCAAAGGAATAGGCTCGATGTTCTATCTGAGCTACTCCATCGTTCATAGCTCAGATTCAGAGCCGTTGAGGTGGATTTATTCAGTGACCTTGGTGGTTATTTCTCTTTCTATCGTCATCCACGGAGCCACATCATCAAGTCTGATGAAATGGTACAATCGCAAAAAAAACCTAACTTGGTAG
- the hemB gene encoding porphobilinogen synthase, with translation MIVLQRPRRNRRTPSIRTLVGETEVRPHNFIYPVFIVEGKDVQKEISSLPGQFRHSVDNLLLLCEKIEKLKIPGIALFPKINESLKNKKASEALNSRGLVPHAVREVKKHFPELIVMTDIALDPFSSDGHDGIVENGKVLNDATNDVLAQMAVVHAEAGADYVGPSDMMDGRIKKIRQQLDENNFTETGIIAYSAKYASQFYGPFRDALDSAPRAGDKKTYQMDPANSREALRELKLDISEGADMVMVKPALAYLDIIKMFKTHSSVPVAAYNVSGEYAMIKAAAEKGLLDGPLATHEMLTSIKRAGADVILSYFAMEYCEWLNSL, from the coding sequence ATAATTGTGTTACAACGCCCACGCCGCAATAGAAGAACCCCATCCATCCGCACCTTGGTGGGGGAAACAGAAGTTCGACCGCATAATTTTATTTATCCCGTTTTTATTGTTGAGGGAAAGGATGTCCAAAAGGAAATCTCCTCACTTCCCGGCCAGTTCCGGCACTCTGTGGATAATCTTCTTTTACTTTGTGAGAAGATCGAAAAACTAAAAATTCCCGGGATCGCCCTGTTTCCTAAAATAAACGAGTCTTTAAAAAATAAAAAGGCGTCGGAGGCTTTAAATTCTCGCGGTCTAGTGCCTCATGCCGTAAGGGAAGTTAAAAAGCATTTCCCTGAGCTTATCGTGATGACCGATATCGCGTTAGATCCGTTTTCAAGCGATGGTCACGATGGCATCGTCGAAAATGGAAAAGTTCTCAACGACGCAACCAACGACGTTCTTGCACAGATGGCCGTAGTCCATGCGGAGGCTGGTGCCGACTATGTGGGACCTTCCGACATGATGGATGGCCGAATCAAAAAAATTCGTCAACAGCTCGACGAAAATAATTTTACAGAAACCGGGATCATCGCTTACTCCGCAAAGTACGCCTCGCAATTTTACGGACCTTTTAGAGACGCATTAGATTCGGCTCCCCGAGCCGGAGATAAAAAGACCTACCAAATGGACCCCGCCAATTCTCGCGAAGCCCTGAGAGAGCTAAAGCTCGATATCAGCGAAGGTGCCGACATGGTTATGGTTAAACCGGCTCTCGCCTATCTCGATATTATCAAAATGTTTAAAACACACAGCTCGGTCCCCGTTGCGGCTTACAATGTGAGTGGTGAATACGCCATGATCAAAGCCGCCGCCGAAAAAGGACTTCTCGATGGCCCCCTGGCCACCCATGAGATGCTCACGTCCATCAAACGCGCCGGTGCCGATGTGATTTTAAGTTATTTTGCGATGGAATATTGCGAGTGGCTCAATTCGCTCTAA